In a single window of the Drosophila albomicans strain 15112-1751.03 chromosome 3, ASM965048v2, whole genome shotgun sequence genome:
- the LOC127565614 gene encoding uncharacterized protein LOC127565614, translating into MRSLWLVCGFLALLPLKAITDEDADAVIEKCEMRVMVFEGYQRTMCAPLQEVWVLSKGVCRKGFTCAEGYSERECKEKCLKKRSSND; encoded by the exons ATGAGATCTTTGTGGCTTGTATGCGGGTTCTTGGCATTGCTTCCTCTTAAAGCAATAACTGATGAGGATGCAGACGCAGTGA TCgagaaatgtgaaatgcgaGTCATGGTATTTGAAGGATATCAACGCACAATGTGTGCTCCACTTCAAGAGGTGTGGGTACTGTCAAAGGGTGTATGCCGCAAAGGATTCACATGTGCCGAGGGCTATAGTGAACGGGAATGTAAAGAAAAGTGCCTGAAGAAACGAAGCAGCAATGACTAA